The Chloroflexota bacterium genomic interval TGATCTCGCGGATGTCGCTGAAACGTCCAGCCCCGCCGTGCACCGTCCCCACGGCCAGCGTCATGAGCGAGACCTTCTTCTCTCGCCCTGTCTCATCTTTCACCAGAAGGTAGCCGCGTTCGCGGTCTTTGAAGTTGTAGAAACTCTTGACCTCGCTGTTGAAGCGCGTGGTGATCCGTTCGCGCAGCGCGGCCTCGCGGTCGGGCGTGGTGATGATGATGAAGTCGCCCCCGCCGATGTGGCCGACGAAATCCTGGCCGCCTTCCAGCGCGTCAATCGTCTCGCCCAGCACCATGGCCGCAAAGCGCAGCACATCGTCGGCCGCAACGAACCCGTACAGGTCGTTGAACGCGCGCAGCCCGCACACGCCGATATACAGCACCGTCCAGTTGTCGCGCTGGATGAGGGCCTTCAGTTGCTCCTCTATCAGCCGCCCGCTGGGGAGGCCCGTAACCGGGTTCGTGAGGTTCTCGTAACTGGCCCTGCGCAGGGCGTTCTTGACCCGCAGATGCAGTTCTTCCATGTCAAAGGGCTTGGTGATGTAGTCGTCGGCGCCCAACTGGAGGCCGGCGATGCGGTCGGCCCGCTCATCCTTCTGCGTGAGGAAGATGATGGGAATGTGGCTGGTGCGCAGGTTGGTGCGCAAGCGGCGGCACACCTCGTAGCCGTCAATGTCCGGAAGTTTGATATCCAAGATGACCAGATTGGGCAGTTTGCGCCGAGAAATCTCCAGGGCCTCGTTCCCGTGCGTGGTAACAAGGACATCGTATCCCTGCGATTCAAAATAGAAGGCGAGCAGACTGGAGATGTCCCGGTCGTCCTCTACGATCAGAATCCTGTCCTTTGGCATGTCTATCCTCCATAACACCTTAGGCTACAAGCGCACCTGCCTGTTCTATTATACCACTCCTGCGCAAGATGACACGTCCACGGCCCGACCTCCGGCGCGAAGCGGAGCCGCGCGGAAGCCGTGCCGCTCGGCGATGGTGCAAATCACAGCCACCCGTTCGGGGGCGATGGCGCGCCCCAGCGTGAAACTCTCGTAGCGGCCCTCCAGCGCGAGCGCGATGGTCTCGGCCATGCAGGCATACGCATGTTCAGGCGGCAGGCCGAAGTCAAACCGGAACTCCGGCTGTCCCGGCACGATTACATCGCCGCCCGCGTACACAGTGACTTTCAGCCGCAGCGCGTGCACCGCCGCCGACACATCCGGCGGCAGCGCCAGGTCGTAGACCGCCGCGCCCGGGCGCAAATGCTCCGGACGAATCAGCGGCCCCGCCGAATTCGTGGCGCTGATGACGATATCCGCCTCCCGCAGCGCCAACAAGTCCGTCGCGCCCGACACCGTGCCAGGCGCCGCCCACTCCAATTCGGCCGCCAGCCGACTCACGGCCCCGGCGTCGCGCCCCACGATGCCCAGGTGCCCCACCTTGCCGGCGAGCAGGCGTGCGCATGCGCTGCCGATGGACCCCGTCCCGCCGAGCACGGCCACGTGCAACTCCTCCAGCGGCCTGCCCAGAGCGCGGGCGATGGTTCGCACGGCGCTGCACGTAACCGCCACCGTGTAACTGTTGCCCGTCGTAACGGGCACGCTCAGCCCTCGCTCAACCGTCTTGCCGGCATCGCCCACCGCCGAGGTCAGCGCGCCCAGCCCCACGATGCGCGCGCCCAGGCGTTCGGCCAGCCGCCCCGCGCGGATGATCTGGCGATACACGCGCCGCAGCGGGAACCGCGTCATCG includes:
- a CDS encoding response regulator, which translates into the protein MPKDRILIVEDDRDISSLLAFYFESQGYDVLVTTHGNEALEISRRKLPNLVILDIKLPDIDGYEVCRRLRTNLRTSHIPIIFLTQKDERADRIAGLQLGADDYITKPFDMEELHLRVKNALRRASYENLTNPVTGLPSGRLIEEQLKALIQRDNWTVLYIGVCGLRAFNDLYGFVAADDVLRFAAMVLGETIDALEGGQDFVGHIGGGDFIIITTPDREAALRERITTRFNSEVKSFYNFKDRERGYLLVKDETGREKKVSLMTLAVGTVHGGAGRFSDIREITEVASDARRAAAIAQSGEIG
- a CDS encoding shikimate dehydrogenase: MERFGFILHPLDVRRDVAKRFAILSRLPLGWLDFLSGYFPPVYLSHVTGIRSALGVEAEGWLVACPLTPRAMTRFPLRRVYRQIIRAGRLAERLGARIVGLGALTSAVGDAGKTVERGLSVPVTTGNSYTVAVTCSAVRTIARALGRPLEELHVAVLGGTGSIGSACARLLAGKVGHLGIVGRDAGAVSRLAAELEWAAPGTVSGATDLLALREADIVISATNSAGPLIRPEHLRPGAAVYDLALPPDVSAAVHALRLKVTVYAGGDVIVPGQPEFRFDFGLPPEHAYACMAETIALALEGRYESFTLGRAIAPERVAVICTIAERHGFRAAPLRAGGRAVDVSSCAGVV